GTCTTTTTTATCACTATCAACAAATTTTACTTTATTTTTGATAAGAATTTTTTTAATTTCACGTGATAATGGTCCGTAAGGGTCACCACTATAAAATGCCATAGTTTGAAATTGCTTGGGAATTTCTTCATTATCTTGCAAATGGAAACCGCAGCCACTTAGCAAAATAGCAATAAAAGTGAACAACAAAAGCAATTTTTTCATATACCTTACCTAAATTAGAAGGGTAATACATTGATTACCCTTTGTTGTATAACGACTAGCTAACGACGATATTTAATAGTTTACCTGGCACGTAAATGACTTTACGCACAGAGCTATCTTCTAGATATTTTTGGACATTGACTTCTGATTTAGCCATGCTAGTGACAAATTGTTCTGTTGCATCAGCAGGAACGGTTAATTTAGCGCGAACTTTACCGTTAATTTGCACAATAATCAGTTTTTCATCTTCAACCATTGCCGATTTATCAGCAACAGGCCAACTAACATTATCAATATTTTCTTGTTGACCGAGGGCTTGCCACATAATAAAACAGGCATGTGGCATCATTGGGTATAATAAACGAACAATTGCATTCAATGCTTCATCCATAAGGGCACGATCTTGAGTCGATTCTTGTGGCGCTTTTTGTAGACGGTTCATAAACTCCATTACGGCCGCAATTGCTGTATTAAATGTTTGGCGACGACCAATATCATCACTGACTTTGGCAATAGTTTTATGGAGTTCGCGACGTAACGCCTTTTGCTCATTATCTAGTTCATCGACGTTTAATTTAGCGACAGCGCCTTTTTTTGTATGCTCATAGACTAAACGCCATACACGTTTAATGAAGCGATTTGCACCTTCAACGCCAGATTCTTGCCATTCAAGCGTCATATCCGCGGGTGATGCAAACATCATAAATAAACGAACAGTATCAGCACCATATTTTTCGACCATTTCCTGTGGGTCGATACCATTATTTTTAGATTTTGACATCTTGGTCATTCCAGCATGAACAAGTTCTTGGCCCGAATGATCATAAGCTTTGGCTATACGACCTTTATCATCACGCTCAACCGTTACTTCTGTTGGTGCTACCCAAATTCGCTCACCAGTTGGTGTCGTGTAGTAAAATGCATCAGCTAATACCATGCCCTGGCACAGCAGACGTTTTGCAGGTTCGTCCGAAGATACCATTCCAAAGTCGCGCATTAGTTTATGGAAGAAGCGGAAATAGAGCAAGTGCATGATAGCATGCTCAATACCGCCAACATATTGGTCAACAGGTAACCAGTAGTTTGCCGCTTTTTCGTCAAGCATGCCTTGCTCATAATGTGGGCAAGTATAACGGGCATAATACCAAGATGATTCCATAAAGGTATCAAAAGTATCTGTTTCTCGTAGTGCAGGTTCACCATTGATGGTTATTTTGGCCCAATTAGGATCGGCTTTTATTGGACTCGTGATTCCATTCATTTCGACATTTTCAGGTAAAATTACGGGAATTTGGTCTTCTGGTGTAGGGACCGTTGTGCCATCAGCAAGCGTAACCATTGGAATAGGTGCTCCCCAATAGCGCTGGCGAGAAACCCCCCAATCGCGTAAACGGAAATTAACCTTACGTTCACC
The genomic region above belongs to Orbaceae bacterium lpD02 and contains:
- the leuS gene encoding leucine--tRNA ligase: MSIHMQENYRPDEIEAQVQQYWQDNKTFHVKEDVSKPKYYCLSMLPYPSGRLHLGHVRNYTIGDTISRFQRMQGKNVLQPIGWDAFGLPAEGAAVKNNTAPAKWTYENIAYMKKQLKLLGFGYDWDREVTTCKPEYYKWEQWFFTKLYEKGLVYKKTSAVNWCPTDQTVLANEQVVEGCCWRCNTPVERKEIPQWFIKITEYAQELLDDLDTLESWPEQVKTMQKNWIGRSEGVEIDFAISDQSQKLRVYTTRPDTLMGVSFVSVAADHPLAQLAAKNSLDIANFIAECKNTKTAEADMATMEKKGIATGFYATHPLTNEQIPIWIANFVLMEYGTGAVMAVPGHDQRDFEFATKYGLTIKSVILDQNNQAPDLTEQAYTEHGRLFNSGEFDGLDFTEAFTAIADKLITKGVGERKVNFRLRDWGVSRQRYWGAPIPMVTLADGTTVPTPEDQIPVILPENVEMNGITSPIKADPNWAKITINGEPALRETDTFDTFMESSWYYARYTCPHYEQGMLDEKAANYWLPVDQYVGGIEHAIMHLLYFRFFHKLMRDFGMVSSDEPAKRLLCQGMVLADAFYYTTPTGERIWVAPTEVTVERDDKGRIAKAYDHSGQELVHAGMTKMSKSKNNGIDPQEMVEKYGADTVRLFMMFASPADMTLEWQESGVEGANRFIKRVWRLVYEHTKKGAVAKLNVDELDNEQKALRRELHKTIAKVSDDIGRRQTFNTAIAAVMEFMNRLQKAPQESTQDRALMDEALNAIVRLLYPMMPHACFIMWQALGQQENIDNVSWPVADKSAMVEDEKLIIVQINGKVRAKLTVPADATEQFVTSMAKSEVNVQKYLEDSSVRKVIYVPGKLLNIVVS